In Nitrospirota bacterium, the genomic window CTTACTATCACGATATGCCATCAGAAGCAAAGAATCAGAAGGCAATCGTATATGGCGATAAATACAATGATGTTTTCAAAGAAAACGAGATCAGTGCTGTAAAGATGTTATTGCCATACAGACTTTTCCTGCCACTTGAGAAAATGAAAAAAGAAATCCAACGGAAGAAAAGAAACAAAGAAGCCATAAATGAAAAAGAAGCGTTCATTTCACGCGCAATCTTTCATCTATTGAATGTCTGCAAGTTAATCGTTGAGAAGAAACACGTAAATATGGCCATAGACAAGAATATAGATAGGGTTCTTAAACAGGCCATTGCTATTGTCAATAAGGTAGTAGTAAAAGAAGCCAAGAAACGTGGCGAACTCTATACTCATGATAAGTTTTTCAAGGAAATTCAAACAAACAAAATAATCCGCGAGTTTGCTTTAAAACAGCTGGAAAAGTAGATCAGGATAGTAATAACCTGACTCGATAGCGACGCGTTGATACGAGTATAGGCAAGATATTAATTTCAAAACCTTTGGACTGTTGATTTGCATGGACATACTATACAAATACAGATCAGCAAATGAGTTTACCGAGAATATTTTAAAAAATAATTCTATTTGGCTTTCAAGGCCAGATAGCCTAAATGAGGGATCATCACTGGGGTCGGACCAAGCTAATTACTTGAAACTTGAAGTAATGAATAGAAAGACTGGTCGATTTTTAGCCTTAGAATGCTCTTTTTGACAGGCAAAAGATAGCTTGAAGGAGAGAAGCGAGATGCGGATGCTGCTTCTTACAGGCCGCTTTTGGGGCAGGAAAAGAATGGTTTTAAGCGCAGAAAATATCTTCTTTTTGGAAGGATAGCATTTGAAAAGCAAAAGCTAGCGTGGTCCGACATGGAAATTGATATCTTTGTAGAGATTTTATTCATCCTGTGAAAAAATTACCACCGTGTACGGCCCAATGCCGATTCCGCCGGAGCAGGGCAGCCCGTCGGCTCCTTCCGCACGGGTTACGACGTCAGTGGTGGGATGGTTGGCAAAATGGGGGTCATAATTGTAGGAGTCACTGTTAAAGCGGGTCTTCCACAACCCTGCTCGCGGAAAACCGATGACATAACCATCGCGATTTTGGTTCGTCATATTAACCACCACAATGGAGCTATCTTTTGGGCCCTGTTTGTCCGAACGATGGAAGGCGATGACTTTGGCCTCATGGTCAACATGATAGATATGCATGGTTTGACCGCATAACCCCCGCGTTACGCCTGAGAGGTTGCGTCGCAGGGCAATCAGGTCCCGATACATGCTGAGAATACCATTTTCCGCGGCAGTTCTAGACCAATCAATCGGGTCCTTATCCTGAAACCAGCGATCTTCAAGCAACTCCTGTCCTTGAAAAATCATCGGAATGCCAGGCGAAGTAAGAACAAGCGCAGCTCCTAATGTGGAACGCTTCTTGGAAAACCAGCTGTCCACATTACCCGGCCATATCTCTTCCGGCACGCGTGCCCGGCCATTCGCAACCTCGTCGTGCGACTCAGTATAAATGACCCGCCTGAAGACGTCCGGGTCGTAGCGGTGCTCGATAGCTTTGACGACCTCGCCTAGATCACGGTCTTTATCATCACGTACGATGACGGCCTGACGAACGGGGTGAACAAATTCGGCATCCCATTGCGCATTGAAGCCTAAGCCGCCCGCTCCCGCATCTTTAGTAACCCAGGGGTTATTCCTCATGCTCTCACCGATGCTGATCTTGCCCGGAAATTTTTTTTGGATTTCCCCATTGATCCACTGCATCAGGCTCCAGCCTTCGGGAATATCATTAGCCGGATTTCCTTCATTACCGTCAATGCTGCTGATATAGATTATCATGTCCCAACGCAGGCCGTCGACGTGATATTCCTCGAACCACATGAGAGCGTTATCGCGTAAATACTGGCGCACTTCACTGCGGCCATAATCAGGTCGTGTATCGCCCCAGGGTGTTTTCGAGCGGTGATCGTTGTAAAAGTAAATCCCACCCTTCTCATTTTCGCTCCAACCGTCAAACTGCCACAGATCAAGATTGTCCGGACCAAAGTGGTTGTAAACGACATCTACGATGATGGCGATCCCTTGATCGTGGGCCGACTTGACAAATCGCTTAAAAGCATCCGGTCCGCCATAAATGCTTGCGATGGTAAAAGGATGTGACGGATTGTACCCCCACGAAAAATCGCCCGCAAATTCCTTGATCGGCATCACTTCGATAGCATTGATACCTAGTTCTTTAAGGTAAGGAAATTTTTCAATGGCACTTTCAAACGTCCCCATGTGTCCTTTCTCTTTAACGTGAAAGGTACCGACGTGCATTTCGTAAATGACAAGCTCATTTCCCGTGGGCATCTGGAAGGTATCACCACCCCAATCGAAAGCTTGAGGCCCATAGATGATCCCGTTGCCCGTTGCGTTCGTCACCTTTCTGGCATAAGGATCAATGCGAGAGAGAGGAGGGAGCTTCCAATCAGCTGGCGTGTGAATCACATATCGGTACTCGTCTCCCATTTTTGCCTCTGGCACGTCAATAGACCAGTATCCGTTCTCCTCTCTGGCCAGAGATGGAGAAGTTTCCTTCCAGCCATTGAAGGAACCGACCACGTAAACCCTTTCAGCATGCGGCGCCCATACCCGAAAGGTCACACTCCTTGCATGGGGAATGGCCCCCATGCCCGATTGTCTTAATATTGTGCGATCTTCTTCTGCCATTTTCCCCTCCAATGTTTAATCTTTCCTGTCGGACCGGGCGCACTGATTAAACAGAAAGGAATGTCTTGCCAGGTGATCAGTTCGTCAGCCTGGCTCAGTTGAACTACGAGATCGCATCGCGAAAGACGGCCTTGCCTTCAGCCCGGGCTTTTCTGCGACCGTCTTCAGGTCTTCCCATGCCTCATCGCCGGCGGTCTTAAGATGAGAGAACTTGACCCTGAAGACCCGGGTCCCCCACGAACTACAAGACTTTTTCCCCCCGGATGATCCTGACCAGCACCACGACGATTGCGATCACCAGCAAAACATGGATGAACCCACCCATCGTGTAATTGCTCACCAAGCCCAGCACCCACAGAATCAGTAGTACCACGGCGATTGTCCACAACATATGATCCTCCTTTTGGATTGCTCATGCCCGTTGCCCACGCGCTCATCGGTCCGGCAATCTATGCGTACCTGAACTCAATCACCCGATGGGCAACCGGTTCTTAGGCTTCTCAAACCCTTTGCGTCGTTGACGGGTTTGGTCACTAGGTCCTTCCGGCTGTTTTCCCGCCCCTGCTCATTTGAACCTCGAGCTCGCGTCGTGGTAGGCCGTCTTCACGTCAGCCCAGGCCTTCTCCGCGCCTTTCTTGAGGTCTTCCCATGCCGCATCGCTGGCGGTCTTCAACTCTTTCAGCTTCGCCTTGGCTTCATTCTGCTTGCTCTGCAAGACCTCGATGGTTTTGTAATACTCGATCTTCGCGTCGGCCTTGGCATTGTCCGCCTTGGCCTTGAGCAGGCCGATCTGTGCGCCCCATTCCTTCAACTGCGCATCAAGCTTTTCTTCGTATGCTTTTCTTTTGTCGTTCATAGCAACCACCTCCTGAGTTTAATTTGGAAGTATTGACTCTTCTCTGCCTTTTTTCCCTTCTCGCGACCAGCAGCACGATGCCTGCAACAACGAGGACCATGCCTGACTGAACAACCTCGCGACTTTGTTCCGTCCGATGACCTCAGAACTTCTGACTCTTGCTGAACAGCCCGGAGGCTCCGCTGGGTGCGGGCGGCATCACCTCGACGATCTGCGGCCTGCTGCTCCCGTCATAACAGCGCACCGTAAAGTTGTGCTTGCCGGACTGGAACGGCCAGTCATAGCGCCAGAGCACCCATGTCGTTTGCGACAGGGGAGTCCTGATCGCGGCCTCCTGCCAGGGGCCGTTATCAACCTGCACCTCGACCTTCGAGATCCCGCGGGCTCCCGCGTGGGCGATCCCGCCGATGGGCACCAGTTTCCGCTGATCGGCGCTGATGATGGTCATATCAACGGCGATGGTGTCGATCACGGACGTTGCCTTCATCTTTGCGACCTTGTCCCAGCCGCGGACCACCCAGTAGCCCGGCTCCCAGTGGTCCATCGCCTCGATGGTCTCGATCCATTTGGGCTGCTTCATCCCGTGGAGGTCCGGCATGTAGACGCGCAGCGGAAAGCCGTGGTCCTCATGCAGCGGCACACCGTCCCAGGCATAGGCCAGCATAACCCGTTCGTCGGCCATGACCGTTTCCAGTGCCAGGGTCTCAAAAAAGCCGTCGGCGGAGCTGATCTTCAGGTGCGTGGCGCCGGGCTTCAGGCCGAGGTCGAGCAGGAAGCTCTTCAGGCTGACGCCGGTCCAGCGCGTCGTGCCGATCAGGTCCCCGCCCACGGGGTTTGAGATGCAGGACAGCGTGACGAACTGGTGCATGGGTTCGTAGCGCCGGAGCTCGTCCAGGGTGAGGGACAGGGGCTTATCGACCAGTCCCTTGATCTTGAGCCGCCACATCATCCCGTCGATCTTCGGCGGAGTCGTGTTGATATCGATGCGGTAGTGCCGCTCCAGGGGAGTGTATTCGGGCCGCGTGCCGGGCGCGGGCTTGACCGCTGCGTTTGCGTTCGGCAGAGCGTGCGTTGAGGACCAGGGCATGAGGCTCTCCATTTTCATCCGGCTGTGGCGCTCCGACAGGAGGCCCACCATCGCCCCGCTCACCGTGATGGTCGCCGTGAACCCGGCAAGACGGATGATGAATTGGCGCCGACTGACCCGCTGAACGGAGGATTCAAGGTCCGAACCCTGTTCACCGGTAACGCTGAAACCGGCCAGCCTCAGGTAAGTCCAGCCGAGTGCCATCCCCCATAAGGCAAAGACGAACAGGATCCAGAGCGCACTGACCACCGGCGGAGCCACGGCGGTCTTGCCGAGCGAGGCGCTGATGAGCACGGCGGGAATGGCCGCGAACAACCCGACGAGGAGGCCCAACGGGTAACTTAACCGGCCGCGAAGAACGCGCAGCACGCCGAAGAGAACCGCACCGGCAACAACGCCGGTGACAAAGAGGCCGACGATCCCCATGGCCTGCTCCATGAGCTTGGCGACGACCGACGTGGGGCCCAGGGAGAGACCGCGGATGGCGGCCACCATGGCGCCGATGACGAATTCAATGAACGCTCCCGGCAGGACGCGGGTCGTCCAGTCGAACACGTCAAAGGGGACGAAGGGCAGGTCCGCCAGCCGCCATCCCGCGTAAAAGACGGCGATCAGCGCCGCGGTCACCAATGCCCCGACCAGCGATCCCATGAGAACTCCCGGCGTGCCACGCATTTTCATGTTCTGTTCCTCTCTTTCTCGATGGATAGGGTTGTTATTATCAGTGTCATAATGATCTTGGACCCATCTGCGTAAATCTTTATAATCTGCGGATAAAATTCTTTTAGAACCTATCTATCCGCAGATGTCGTACCCTGCTGTTGCCAAAACGCGGGCACAAGCAGATGGACGCAGAAAAAAATGAAAAGACTTCTGGGTTTAAAACGGCAAGCCGAATCTAACGACTCTGCTTCTCACATTCATTCAGAATCTATCTGCGTTAATCTGCCTGCACCCAGCGCTTACGAGCGGGACCGCGAGTGCAGGGCGCGTAATCTGCGGATAAAAAATACGGTTTCTGACATCTTATGTAGCTCTTTCAACGGCACGTATCCCGAGCTGCGCGTCACCAGGGCAAGAGCGGCTGTCCGCAGGTGGGACACCGCTCCACTTCCCGGTGTTTCCTCAGATATTGCTGCACCGCGATGATGAAAGCGGCGTGGCTCCAGACGAGGGGGGAGACCGAGACCGCTTCTCCGCTCAGGGGGTCCACCTGCTCCGCGAGGACCCCCGACCGCAGCGCCCTCTCGGTAACCCATTTCAATACGCCGATCGACTCCCGCAGCTGGGTCCCGGTCTTCGCCTTTTCGACCAGGTATTGGGCATACCAGAGCGTGCTGATGATCCAGGGGTTGCCGGGGATGTCCGGGCTTGGCGCGGCCGCGCTCTGATAACGGTCGAGTTCGTACCGTGCCAGCCCGCCGAGCGTTGTCTTGCACCAGAGCTTTTCTTTCAGCGCCTCGATGGTATTGACGACCTTCTCGTCGGATGCCGGGAAAACTCCGAAGGCGAAGAGCCCGCAGAGGCTGGCATCGAGCTTGAGGTCCTTCTGAGGCGATCCGTCATGGTCTGAAATTCCGTTCATGAACCTCCCGGCTTCCTGGTCAAAGAGATGCTCCTCAAGCGCTCCCTTGAACCTATCGGCCGCTGCCTGGTATTTCTCCCAGAGCTCCGTTTCGCCCAGGGCCGAGGTAAAATTGGCGGCCGCTTTCAGCCCGGCGATAACAGCGCAGGTGGTAAAGGTGTGAATGCCGAGGCGCTCTTCCCAGAGGTCGTACGAGGGCAGGGGGAGCCACGTTCTCTGATCTGCGAAATCGCACAGGAAGTCCGCGCCGGCCTTGATGACCTTCCGGTACAGGGGCTTGATGAACTCAACGTCCTGGTACAGTTTATAGTGCTCCCAGAGCGCCCAGAGCACGAGCCCCGTCTCGTCCTCCTGGATGGGGAGATGGGGCTTTCCTTCCAGGACCCAGGGATGCCACGAACTGGCGAGGGAGCCGTCGGGGTTGTACTTGTGCATGAAAAAGCCGTTCCGCCCGATGATCTCGCCGCAGAATGCAAAGAACTTCTGCGCCGGTATCGGGAAGCCGGCGAGGTCGAGGGCGTGCGCCGCAAGCGCGCCGTCCCTTGGCCACATGTACGCATAGGTGTCCCGGGAGAACTGAAGGATGTCGGAGTCATTCGCGGCTATGACCGCGCCGTTGTCGCTGATGTGCGTCCTCAGGATGAGGAGGCTCCGCGTATACAGCCGGGTGACGGCATCGGGCAGATCGCCGAATTTCATGCGCTCCCGGTCGAGCCACAGCTTCCAGTAATCGGCTGTCCTCGCGATGAAATGTCCCGGCGTTCTCCGGACGACGAGATCGTTCAACCGCTTCACGCCTTTCCAGTCAACGCAGGCCGCCATCCAGTACCAGGCCTGCGCAGTCTGGTCGGGCGGGATTGTCATATGCACGGCGCAGACCGAGTCCACCGAACCCTGCGAAACAGGATTGCCGGAAAGAACTCCGTCTTCGGCGTCGACCCAGGTTCCGCTCAGACCCTTTGATTCTTTTATCCCCGTTGCAAACTGGTCGACACCGACTCCCTTTTCCGTCAGGGCATTGACGAAAAAATATCTTTTCCCCTTGTAATGGAGAAGCCCCTTCTCTTCCGGCTTGAAGCAGACCGTATCGCCGATCTCCGAGCCGTAGATGTGGAAATCATGATGGAAAAAGAGGCGGAGCTCGATGGGCTGCGGCGTGAGGTTCTTTACAGAGATCTCCCGCACGTAGAGATTCTCGTGGAAGTCAACGACATCCCTCATCGTGATGTTCAGGCCGAGGGAATTGCTCACAAGCCCGATCCTGGCCACGAGGGTGTCATCCTCGTAGTCCAGCGAGCGCTCCCATCCCTCCCCGTCGATCCAGGAGAATACGCCGTTCGCCCAGACGCCGACCCTGAAGGCATGGCCCTGGGCGTGGTTCTCACTGCCCACGCTTGGGAAGCAGAGCTCCCGCACAAGCCCTGTCTTATCATACAGGATCAACAGGGAGCCGTTCCCTATCGGTATGTCCCTCGGCATGCCATCTTACCTTTTCGGCGTTTTAGTGATGAAAGAATGAGAGCTGCGCGATGAGCCGGCCAAATGGATCTCTTTCAGAAATATATCATAGGATCGGGCGGGTAAGTACGAGCAGGTCACTAAAATCTTTTTTCGTCTTTGCGAACGAAGCGAAGCAATCTCAGCGTTAAGTAAATCAATAAATTCGAGATTGCCACGTCGCGAAAAAAGCTGCTCGCAATGACAGTTTGAGAGTACAGGCACGGGAGCAGGATAAAACCAAAGTCTGAGTACAGTTCCGAGGGAGATGACTAGAAAGAAGCCTCGTGGACCGGCAGGGTGAACGTGAAGGTCGTGCCCCTGTTGACCCGGCTGCTGACCTCGATGCCGCTCCCGTGAAGCTTGAGGATTCTCTTCACAATGGCAAGGCCGAGTCCTGATCCCGATTCGTTCGCCAGTGCGCTGCGATCGCGCTGGGGAAAACGGTCGAACAGATGGGGAATGGCCTCAGAAGGAATGCCCAAGCCGGTATCGGATACCTGCACCTTCACCCGGTCATTCTCGAGAGAAGCGGCGACGCTGATCATTCCGTCCCTCGGCGTAAAGCGCAGGGCATTTTCGATCAGATTGTCGAAAACCCGTTCGGTAAGCCCGATGTCGGCGGAAATCAGGGGGAGGTCCCCCGTGATGTCCATCCGGAGCGCGACCTTTCCCTTCTCCGCAGCGAGCTTGAACTTCTGGAGTATGTCCTGGATGAGTTCCGCCAGGGAAAAGGGCTCAAGCCGGACCTGGACATCGGGCGAATCCAGCTTCGCCAGTTCAAAGAGCCCGGCCACGAGCTTGCCGAGCTGGTCGGAGCGCTTGATGGCGGTCGCAAGATAGCTCCGCTGCTCCCCGGCCGAAAGCGATCCCTCTTTCATCAGCAGCGTCTCGAGATAGCCATGGAGCGAGGCGAGCGGGGTGCGAAGATCGTGGGCGATGTTCGCCAGGTATTCCCGCCGGTGCCAGTCTGACTGTTTCAATTCCGCTATCAGAAGAACGATCCGGTCCGCCATCTCCTTGAAGATGATCGAGAGTCTGTCGATCTCGTTTCCCGATGCGGTCTTGACGCCCCGCATGAAAGGGGGAGCCGCGGAGAAATCATACCTTCGGAAGTCCTCCATCGCCGATGTAAGCTGCCGGAGCGGCCTCGTCATCCGGTTGAACAGGAGGAGCGCCGCCAATAAGGCAAACAGCAGGCCACCCGCGGCGGCCCAGAGACTGAGACGGAGGATGTAGCTGCCCCGGAGCATCTGGGCCTCGGTATCGAATTCCTCGCCTGCCAGGATGATGTACAGATAGCCCTGCATCCGGTTGTCCAGGGTGATCGGAGCCGCGGAAAATATCTTCTTCTGGGAAGGGTCGCGCGGGTCGTCTCCCAGGATGGGCAAAGCAGGGGCGCCCGCAAGCAATTGCCTGACGGGCTCCAGGGAGACCGATTTCCTCTTCACCTTGCCGGGCGGCGCGGAGTATGCCACGATCCTGCCCTCCGGGTCGAGCAGATAGACCTCGATCACGGGGTTCACGACCATGAGCATGTGAAAAATGTTTCGCAGGGCCTCTTCATCGACCCTGCCGTCCTTCATCAGGATCTTTTCCGAAACCAGGTGCTGCGCCAGGATCCGGTTGAGCCTCTGGTTCACCTCCTGGAAATAGAGCCGGGTGGTGTAGAGCGTGAGCAGGAGGTACAGGACGCCGACAAGCAGGAAAAGCCCGAGCAGCACAGCGGCCAGTCTCGTATAGAGGTTCTTGAACATGACATTCTTCTCCGGCTAAAACTGGTCTTCCAACCACAGGTTCGCTTCGCGAACAGACGGATGAACACCGATAAAAAATGAGCTTCAGGCGTTGAGATAGCGAACCCGGGCCCATCCGATTGCGCCTGTCCTGCCCTCGAACGGTTTCACCCAGGGTCGTGGTCCGTGGTTCCCTTTACGGTTCTTTCTCCCCTTCCCCTCCCTCGGAGAACTTGTAACCGACACCGCGGACGCTCAAAATGTAGCGGGGCGCCGCGGGATCGTCCTCGATCTTTGCCCTGAGGCGATTTATATGGGAATTGACCGTGTGCTCGTAGCCCTCGTATCCATAGCCCCATACAACGCTCAGCAGTTCCGATCTCGTATAGACCCGGCCGGGATGGCGGGCAAAGTGGTGCAGGAGGTCGAACTCCTTGGCAGTGAGCGCCACCGGTTCTCCCTTGAGCGCAACCTTTCTTTTCGCCGCATCGATCACGAGATCCCCGGCGGTGATCGCCGTCTGCGGCTCCTTCGAAGCCTCCGATCGGATCGCTTCCAGGCGCCGGAACAGGGCCTTGACCCGCGCGAGAAGCTCCCGGATACTGAAGGGCTTGGTCAGATAGTCATCGGCGCCGATCTCGAGTCCCAGGACCCGGTCGAGCTCGGAAGATTTCGAAGTCAGCATCAGGATCGGCGTATAGGCGGAGCCGGCCCTCACCTGCCGGCAGATCTCCAGGCCATCGACGCCGGGAAGCATCAGATCAAGGATGATCAGGTCGAAGTGCCGCGCGAAGGCCTGTTCGAGGCCTGCTTTGCCGTCATGGGCCAGGCTCACTTCATACCCCGCGTCCCTCAGGTGAAGCTCGACGAGGCGGGCGATGTCTTTATCATCCTCAATGACGAGGATCTTCCGCGGCATGCGATAGTACTCCTTTCTGCTTAAGAATATCATAAAACGGTGTGACGCCGCACTAATAAGGAATGCCCATGCCTAATGGGCACGAGACATGTGACGCGCATTAAAAGGGCCATTTGAAGCAGCGCTCGTGCATGAGAATAAAAACCGGGGATAAAGAGGATAAAAGTAGCACTATATTGTGGGATGTGACGTAATTGTGACGCAAATGTTATTGCAATAAACGGAGTGTTATTCCCCGGCGTGATATACTAGGAGTTATACAGTTGCAGAATCGTGAAACAAGTCCTGACGAAAGAGGTGCTACCATGAAAAAAAAACTTATTCTGACGATTACAATCGCAGCTACCCTGTTCACGGGTTCAGCCTATGCAGGCGAGGGCGGCCCCGCAGCCAGGGAGGAGAATGGCATTACGGTGTTCAGCACGGGTCCCATAGCATTCGACGATGGCGCAATAGGACCGGCAGTTATGGGTGATGCCTATGTTGAAGGCTCCGCAGCGGGTGGCATGCGGGAAGATGAGTCTGCACTCGAGCCGAACAATGGCATTACCCTGTTCAGCATCGGTCCCGTGGCATTGGACGATGCTGCAATAGGACCGGCCGCAATAAGCAGCCCCACTGTTGAAGGCTCCGCAGCGGGTGGCATGCGGGAAGATGAGTCAGCTCTCGATCCGTATAACGGCATTACCCTGTTCAG contains:
- a CDS encoding response regulator transcription factor — encoded protein: MPRKILVIEDDKDIARLVELHLRDAGYEVSLAHDGKAGLEQAFARHFDLIILDLMLPGVDGLEICRQVRAGSAYTPILMLTSKSSELDRVLGLEIGADDYLTKPFSIRELLARVKALFRRLEAIRSEASKEPQTAITAGDLVIDAAKRKVALKGEPVALTAKEFDLLHHFARHPGRVYTRSELLSVVWGYGYEGYEHTVNSHINRLRAKIEDDPAAPRYILSVRGVGYKFSEGGEGEKEP
- a CDS encoding alpha-amylase family glycosyl hydrolase, whose product is MAEEDRTILRQSGMGAIPHARSVTFRVWAPHAERVYVVGSFNGWKETSPSLAREENGYWSIDVPEAKMGDEYRYVIHTPADWKLPPLSRIDPYARKVTNATGNGIIYGPQAFDWGGDTFQMPTGNELVIYEMHVGTFHVKEKGHMGTFESAIEKFPYLKELGINAIEVMPIKEFAGDFSWGYNPSHPFTIASIYGGPDAFKRFVKSAHDQGIAIIVDVVYNHFGPDNLDLWQFDGWSENEKGGIYFYNDHRSKTPWGDTRPDYGRSEVRQYLRDNALMWFEEYHVDGLRWDMIIYISSIDGNEGNPANDIPEGWSLMQWINGEIQKKFPGKISIGESMRNNPWVTKDAGAGGLGFNAQWDAEFVHPVRQAVIVRDDKDRDLGEVVKAIEHRYDPDVFRRVIYTESHDEVANGRARVPEEIWPGNVDSWFSKKRSTLGAALVLTSPGIPMIFQGQELLEDRWFQDKDPIDWSRTAAENGILSMYRDLIALRRNLSGVTRGLCGQTMHIYHVDHEAKVIAFHRSDKQGPKDSSIVVVNMTNQNRDGYVIGFPRAGLWKTRFNSDSYNYDPHFANHPTTDVVTRAEGADGLPCSGGIGIGPYTVVIFSQDE
- a CDS encoding HAMP domain-containing sensor histidine kinase, producing MFKNLYTRLAAVLLGLFLLVGVLYLLLTLYTTRLYFQEVNQRLNRILAQHLVSEKILMKDGRVDEEALRNIFHMLMVVNPVIEVYLLDPEGRIVAYSAPPGKVKRKSVSLEPVRQLLAGAPALPILGDDPRDPSQKKIFSAAPITLDNRMQGYLYIILAGEEFDTEAQMLRGSYILRLSLWAAAGGLLFALLAALLLFNRMTRPLRQLTSAMEDFRRYDFSAAPPFMRGVKTASGNEIDRLSIIFKEMADRIVLLIAELKQSDWHRREYLANIAHDLRTPLASLHGYLETLLMKEGSLSAGEQRSYLATAIKRSDQLGKLVAGLFELAKLDSPDVQVRLEPFSLAELIQDILQKFKLAAEKGKVALRMDITGDLPLISADIGLTERVFDNLIENALRFTPRDGMISVAASLENDRVKVQVSDTGLGIPSEAIPHLFDRFPQRDRSALANESGSGLGLAIVKRILKLHGSGIEVSSRVNRGTTFTFTLPVHEASF
- a CDS encoding molybdopterin-dependent oxidoreductase — protein: MKMRGTPGVLMGSLVGALVTAALIAVFYAGWRLADLPFVPFDVFDWTTRVLPGAFIEFVIGAMVAAIRGLSLGPTSVVAKLMEQAMGIVGLFVTGVVAGAVLFGVLRVLRGRLSYPLGLLVGLFAAIPAVLISASLGKTAVAPPVVSALWILFVFALWGMALGWTYLRLAGFSVTGEQGSDLESSVQRVSRRQFIIRLAGFTATITVSGAMVGLLSERHSRMKMESLMPWSSTHALPNANAAVKPAPGTRPEYTPLERHYRIDINTTPPKIDGMMWRLKIKGLVDKPLSLTLDELRRYEPMHQFVTLSCISNPVGGDLIGTTRWTGVSLKSFLLDLGLKPGATHLKISSADGFFETLALETVMADERVMLAYAWDGVPLHEDHGFPLRVYMPDLHGMKQPKWIETIEAMDHWEPGYWVVRGWDKVAKMKATSVIDTIAVDMTIISADQRKLVPIGGIAHAGARGISKVEVQVDNGPWQEAAIRTPLSQTTWVLWRYDWPFQSGKHNFTVRCYDGSSRPQIVEVMPPAPSGASGLFSKSQKF
- a CDS encoding lmo0937 family membrane protein, yielding MLWTIAVVLLILWVLGLVSNYTMGGFIHVLLVIAIVVVLVRIIRGEKVL
- a CDS encoding AIPR family protein; the encoded protein is NNGITIVCEECSYPPNTPSPLATLNNFQIVNGGQTTHALFEAAQENKDKIKSVLLLVRICESKKDYHITDKISETTNSQTPVRSRDLHANDRIQQKLEEQFKAIGYYYERKKNQHQSQAKAKRLDGELLGQICLAYYHDMPSEAKNQKAIVYGDKYNDVFKENEISAVKMLLPYRLFLPLEKMKKEIQRKKRNKEAINEKEAFISRAIFHLLNVCKLIVEKKHVNMAIDKNIDRVLKQAIAIVNKVVVKEAKKRGELYTHDKFFKEIQTNKIIREFALKQLEK
- a CDS encoding glycoside hydrolase family 15 protein, yielding MPRDIPIGNGSLLILYDKTGLVRELCFPSVGSENHAQGHAFRVGVWANGVFSWIDGEGWERSLDYEDDTLVARIGLVSNSLGLNITMRDVVDFHENLYVREISVKNLTPQPIELRLFFHHDFHIYGSEIGDTVCFKPEEKGLLHYKGKRYFFVNALTEKGVGVDQFATGIKESKGLSGTWVDAEDGVLSGNPVSQGSVDSVCAVHMTIPPDQTAQAWYWMAACVDWKGVKRLNDLVVRRTPGHFIARTADYWKLWLDRERMKFGDLPDAVTRLYTRSLLILRTHISDNGAVIAANDSDILQFSRDTYAYMWPRDGALAAHALDLAGFPIPAQKFFAFCGEIIGRNGFFMHKYNPDGSLASSWHPWVLEGKPHLPIQEDETGLVLWALWEHYKLYQDVEFIKPLYRKVIKAGADFLCDFADQRTWLPLPSYDLWEERLGIHTFTTCAVIAGLKAAANFTSALGETELWEKYQAAADRFKGALEEHLFDQEAGRFMNGISDHDGSPQKDLKLDASLCGLFAFGVFPASDEKVVNTIEALKEKLWCKTTLGGLARYELDRYQSAAAPSPDIPGNPWIISTLWYAQYLVEKAKTGTQLRESIGVLKWVTERALRSGVLAEQVDPLSGEAVSVSPLVWSHAAFIIAVQQYLRKHREVERCPTCGQPLLPW
- a CDS encoding coiled coil domain-containing protein; this encodes MNDKRKAYEEKLDAQLKEWGAQIGLLKAKADNAKADAKIEYYKTIEVLQSKQNEAKAKLKELKTASDAAWEDLKKGAEKAWADVKTAYHDASSRFK